The Eurosta solidaginis isolate ZX-2024a chromosome 4, ASM4086904v1, whole genome shotgun sequence genome includes a window with the following:
- the Prp16 gene encoding pre-mRNA-splicing factor ATP-dependent RNA helicase PRP16 isoform X2, which yields MDSTKFATFFGNVPTFTIPGRTFPVDVMFSKNTCEDYVESSVKQALQVHLTPNEGDMLIFMPGQEDIEVTCEVLAERLGEIDNAPELSILPIYSQLPSDLQAKIFQKSPEGLRKCVVATNIAETSLTVDGIIYVIDSGYCKLKVYNPRIGMDALQIYPISQANANQRSGRAGRTGPGQAYRLYTQRQYKEDLLPLTVPEIQRTNLANTVLLLKSLGVVDLLQFHFMDPPPQDNILNSLYQLWILGALDHTGALTPLGRQMAEFPLDPPQCQMLIVSCQMECSAEVLIIVSMLSVPSIFYRPKGREEEADGVREKFQVPESDHLTYLNVYLQWKQNNYNSSWCNEHFIHVKAMRKVREVRQQLKDIMIQQKLNVKSCGTDWDIVRKCICSAYFYQAARLKGIGEYVNLRTGMPCHLHPTSALYGLGTTPDYVVYHELVMTAKEYMQCATAVDGYWLAELGPMFFSVKETGRSGREKKKQAAEHLKEMETQMQLAQEQMKERQIQAAQREEQMTPKQEIITPGGSTPRRTPARIGL from the exons ATGGATTCGACAAAATTCGCCACATTCTTTGGTAATGTGCCCACCTTCACCATACCCGGGCGTACGTTTCCAGTCGATGTGATGTTTAGTAAGAATACTTGCGAAGATTATGTTGAATCGTCAGTTAAGCAAGCGCTTCAGGTTCATCTCACACCCAACGAAGGTGATATGTTAATATTTATGCCGGGTCAAGAAGATATCGAGGTCACATGTGAAGTATTAGCCGAACGTTTAGGCGAAATCGACAACGCACCCGAACTATCCATACTGCCCATCTACTCCCAATTGCCGTCCGATCTACAAgctaagatatttcaaaaatcacCAGAGGGCTTACGTAAATGTGTAGTGGCTACAAATATTGCTGAGACTTCTTTAACCGTTGATGGTATTATTTATGTTATTGATTCCGGTTATTGTAAACTAAAAGTCTACAATCCACGCATCGGTATGGATGCACTCCAGATTTATCCTATTTCACAGGCGAACGCAAATCAACGTTCAGGTCGTGCGGGTCGTACAGGTCCAGGACAGGCGTACCGTTTGTATACACAACGGCAATATAAAGAAGATTTACTGCCGCTGACAGTTCCCGAAATTCAGCGAACCAATTTGGCGAACACCGTGTTGTTATTGAAATCGCTGGGTGTGGTGGATTTATTACAATTTCATTTTATGGATCCACCACCACAGGATAATATACTGAACTCGTTGTATCAGCTATGGATATTGGGCGCATTGGATCATACTGGTGCATTGACACCGCTTGGACGCCAAATGGCTGAATTTCCACTCGATCCGCCACAATGTCAAATGTTGATTGTATCCTGCCAAATGGAATGTAGTGCTGAAGTGCTTATCATAG tgtCAATGCTTTCGGTTCCTTCGATTTTCTATCGACCCAAAGGACGTGAAGAAGAGGCAGACGGTGTACGTGAAAAATTCCAAGTGCCTGAATCTGATCATCTCACCTACCTCAATGTCTATTTGCAATGGAAGCAAAATAA CTACAACTCCAGCTGGTGTAACGAACATTTCATACACGTGAAAGCGATGCGTAAAGTACGTGAAGTACGTCAACAACTCAAAGATATCATGATACAACAAAAACTGAATGTGAAATCTTGTGGCACCGATTGGGACATCGTACGCAAATGTATTTGTTCAGCCTATTTCTATCAGGCAGCACGTCTCAAAGGTATTGGTGAATATGTAAATTTACGTACGGGCATGCCATGTCATCTACATCCCACGTCCGCGCTCTATGGCTTGGGCACAACACCCGATTATGTGGTTTATCATGAGCTTGTAATGACAGCTAAAGAGTATATGCAATGTGCCACGGCTGTCGATGGTTATTGGCTCGCTGAATTGGGTCCTATGTTCTTCTCAGTAAAGGAGACTGGTCGCAGTGGACGTGAGAAAAAGAAGCAGGCTGCTGAGCACTTAAAAGAAATGGAGACACAAATGCAGTTGGCACAAGAGCAAATGAAAGAACGTCAAATACAGGCGGCCCAGCGTGAAGAGCAAATGACACCAAAGCAAGAGATAATTACACCTGGCGGTTCAACTCCTAGACGTACGCCGGCGCGTATTGGTTTGTAA